The window tttcATGTTCTGTTTCTCCTACCTGAGTCCTtcatgtttctgtttctgtccatGGATCACCATGAATTCTTTGTGTCTTTTGAATTTTCTGTAGTCATGAAAATAAAGGCTGTCCTATACTTGATACACATTTAGTATCTTAAATGACTGCACAAGCGATAGGGACCCTTTGGCCCACATTTGGAGAAAATAAGACACAACATATACTTTGAATATACTGGAGATTTTTCTGGAGCCTCTTTTGATGGgggaaataagacaaaaaagagaaaccaTTTATGGGTTAGTTCCCAGCATCAAACCTGATTTGTGTGCACTCCAGTTCTTGAGGGAGAATGAGGCTATGAGCAGGTGGATGCTTCTCACTTGATTATAATTATGGGTTTATGTCATCATTCCATAGAACTAAAATTAAATGGttaattttaagtaaattttatcttttatttgggGACAGGGGAGACCATTTAATCCAATGCCCACATTTTATTGAGGAACTGGTGTCCAGGAAGCAATTTTGAGGGAGGGGAGACCAAGATGGAATGAAATGTGATGGGGTCATGGCAACATACATCTCCAGCTTCCTGGGTTGTCAAAATCAGACTTCCTAATTTTGTTTCAAATTGGTCCATATCTAAAGGCAGCTTCAGTTTGCAGGAAATAACCTAGTTTGATACCTTGACCCACAAGCCATTGCATGATTGTAAATAGGCCACCATAGTTCACAATGTATAGTCATATTGACAAAGTCACCTTAACAAATACTGATTAATCAAATATgtagggaactgagacaaatttataaaaataagagccattcctcaattgaaaaattattaaagtttATGATCATGTAGttctttttcttgctatttttgcAGCctagctaatatagaaatatgttttgaatgtcttcacatgtataattgagctattgcttgtcttctcaatgagtgggGGAGAGGACTGGAAACTCAAAATTCctacaaaaaggaaataagataaaaaaaaataatttaaaaactcacTGATTAGAGGCTTATTTGTGAAAGGCATTGGATTCTCTCTTGATTAAGAATATTAGCTTATattttgacagattttttttttactggtctTGTCACCCCattctcaataaactccagtggtttcctCTTATCTTCAGTATAAAATACAAAAGTCTCTGCTTGGCACTCAAAACCTTTCACTTCCTAAGTCCCTTTCTAACTTTCTAGGGTTCTTGAATCTTACCTCAGGACACATGATCTTCACTCCACTGATGAcagccttctcttctctgattACAGACCTCCCTGACTCCCTTTAagacccaaataaaatattatcttttataagAAGTCTTCAcaaaattttcttaatatatttgtttatatgctaTCTTGTCCATTAGATTGAAAACTCTTTAAATCAGgatctgtcttttgcctttttttgtatctccagtgttcagcacagtacctgtcacatagcaggcacttaatattgGTAGATtgatattcataatttttattttaaaagaattcccAAGGGTACTGGGGGACTTCTGCaaggttgttgttatttgtttttttgttctcgtaaaggaccatgacatcaggaaagagatgccatgacatgcaagtgaattggatttaagtgggggagGGCTGTGTAAGATCACTGGCCTtactttccctccagagccaaaTGGGTCCATTGCCAGTTAtctccaaggttacacagctactatgtgtcagaggcagaattcagaCCCAAGACTTCTTACCTCCTGGATCAGCTTGATAGGACTTGATGTTTTTCTCAAAACAAGTGATCTGAATTCTTGGGGTTGGGTTACTTTACTCTGTATGAATTTGTAccagtcttcccaagtttcttaaaatttttatagctATTGTTTCTAACAGAACAGTCATCttccattataatcataaaaCAAAGGTGTGGGGAATGTCCAGCCTGTGGGCTATATGAAGCCTGCAAAATTATTTGCTAAGAAGCAACCATAGACAATGATGAACCAAAAACTAGATACAGCAACCTCCCACTGCTTCAGTTCTAAAAGCTGATCATTCTGTATGGCCTATGAATGATGATATAAACATCCAAATAAgccttgagagaaaaaaagttccTCACAGTTTATACAATCACTGAACTATTTATTGATTCTCCCATTCAAAAGGCACCTTCTTACCTTCTGTTTTTTTAACTGCTACTAAAAATGTTGCAATGAATGTTTTTGAATAGAAGGAATCTTTTCCTCTAGGTCACTGACTTTTATCAGGTACTCTAACCTTAATTACCTATCTttatagcacatagtaggtgcttgatagaTACTTTTCTTCTTCTAGTGACTGAAAGTTGCTGAACTTTTGGGAAAGactgaggaaaacatttttagacaCAGCtaatatgttgatttatttttcttgtcttttttttttgttgttatgaaGGAGAGTGAGTGGGTGGAGGGGAATCTTTGGGAAATGATTTATTCTTCAATTCAGACAAACTGGACTGCTAACTATTCCTCCATTATATCTTTCCCTCTCCTGCTAGGATAGTAACCATGATCCTAGGCAAAGTTATGCCTAAaacatatgaattttattattattaaattattattatatgatattttattagtttattattaaTACAATATAATCATTATGATTaatatcaaattaattaataaaaagagataaattgaggagcatttttcacatttatataatctttattgCTTTGTTATTATTACCAAAATATAcattatttgatttgatcctcaccacaattctgtgaaaaaaaatgaaacaatactgAATGTATATGAACCAAATATTGCCTCCATGCACCTGTATAATAGGCTAGCTCCCATAGGTGTAGGGAAACTGCTCTCCCAATTCTACCTTTTGACATCTTTGCCTGTCTTCAACTAGAATATTAACATCAACTTCCTGATTGGGATTCCTCACTTCAGTGTCTCTCTTCCTTAATCTATACTGTATATAGCTGCCCAATTAATATTCCTTAAGCCTAAATCTGAACCTGTCACTTCCCTGCCTTCCTATTGCCTGTAGGATGAAATATCAAAATTCCCGTTTGACATTTAAACAGAAGTAAGTGAAGgaagcaaagccaagatggcagagtcaCAAGAGCTCTTCTTCAAACtcttccaaatacctttaaataatgactctaaataaaattttgaatgacataacccacaaaaagacagagtgaaacaattttccaagtCAAAACAACTTAAAAAGTCAGCAAGAAAGGTCTGCTGCACCAGGATAAGAATGCAGCGCAATGCAGTGCAACCCATACTAGCTTAGACCAGATCCCAGCAGACCAGATCCCAATATTTAAAGCCTTCCACAGTCTAGCTCCTATATGACTTTCTCTTCTGAATTCACTGCACATCCTTCTGCCCTTCACACAGTCTACATTTCTGTGAAACTGTATTACATGCTGTTCTCTATATATGACAGATCATCTCCCACAATTGTACCTTTGCAGAGATGGTCCACTATATTAGGAATGTCTTTTCCTTAGATGCAGCTTTCAAAATTACTCCCTGTAAGGTATTATCATCTCCATCAGGACTTTACTGgtcccttccctccactctctccacATGAAGCAATTGTTAGTAATTGAATTACTGATTGTCTGTTGCTGCTACGCCAAATTTGGTTCGATCTTTGGACTGAATTACATCTTCCACTTCCTTGGGTCTGCACAGCCAGGAGTCTTCCAAGCCAGGGAAATTCTCTTTCTAGCTTTTCCTTTCAGAATTCATACCCTCTTTCAGGGCTGTGCCTAGAAGTCACCTCTTCTGGCTGAAAAAAACCTATTATTTGGCTTATGATATTCTGTGACATGGACAGCCTATAGGGCTGATGTGTCAATATGTAGATTTGTCGAGTTGAATGGGAGGGAGACAGGGTTCTAGTTGGGAAAGCTTTACCAGTGGGAATGAAAAATCGTAATTCCTCTGGTTGACCTTTGGATGTTCTGCTTTTAGAGAATCAAGATCTGAGCATTTTGGGGAGGAACAGTGAAACTTCGGAGGCAATTTAAGCAACCCTTACTCTATTGCAAGGTTTCTTGAGTAATTGGAAAGACTACCCAACCTGCCAGCTAACTGGACCATCCACTCATTTGCAGACCCTCTAAGACTTtgtaagacagagagagatggagaaatgatttatttcttcACATCTATTACCTGGCCTTCCTGCTCTCCTCTTCTCCACCTTTTCCCCatacttcccttctttccccaacaCTTCCTTTTAGTTAACTCCAGGGctccatgaggaaactgaaggaagagACCCCCAACTCTGGGGGCAAGAGGTGACCAATGACAAAAGAATGGGGGAACCACAGAGCTCAGAAAACTAATGGAGCCCAATGGCTGGAGGTATCCATTAGCCTTGTATAAGGCTGGGGAAGATTCAGGGAATAAATGATAGCTCCTGTCTGCCCACAGCACTGAGTGCCAAAAGAATGAGGATGCAGAAGGTCTCAAACATGCAGATATTCCTGTTGATCCTGGGACTGCTCAGCCTGACTCCACTTGCCCCTGCTCAGGACCAAAGATACCAGGAGCTGGTGAATAGATTCATCAGGGAATACAATAGGAATTCAGGATCTGAAAACCTCTTTCGACTCTCCATCCTGAATCTGCCACCTGGGGAAGTGAGTAGCACTGGATAGTGGGGAAGGGTTCCATCTTTCTAGATTTCCTGATATGAACTCTCCACTCTTGGgaactttggtttcctcactgggaGCCATTGTGACAGTGGAAAGAGAGGGGCAGTCAGGAGGCAAATGGggtagagcactgaccctgaaagTCGGGGagtcctgagttccaatccattGTCAGACTCTTACTAGGTGTGGGAAGTCCTTTAACCTCTGTATGCCTGAGTTTTCTCACCTGTTTTGTGGAAATAATTATAGTACCTTCCTCCTAAAGTTAtggagaggatcaaatgaggtaataatagaAAGTatttaggacagtgcctggcagacaatagcactatataaatattgactattattattcttggagtcaggagacctgaattctcCTTTCAGTTCTGACACTTTTTCCTGAGGAATGTCTATCCtgtctgagtttcagttttctcatctgtgaaatggagatgacAATCCATGCCTGGCTTATCTCAAAATATCCTTGTGAGGACTCcccaacctctctctctctctctctctctctctctctctctctctctctctctctctctcctttacttatctctgtttctccctctttctctctttgtctgtctctctctccttccatatATCCTACATACACACTGCAGAGGATCATGTATTGTgaaattggaagagactttaggtGTCATTGAGTTTAACACTCAcagtttacagaggaggaaatcatGAAGTAACAGATTTGGgagtgaataaatgaacaaatgaatgagtgaatgaataaaaaagaaattctgaatccatttccccccacttttaatgatttcctattgCCTTGCACAGAGCTTGTTATGTATATGTTGGTTTGCATATTGTTCCCCCTTTTTAGAtcgtaagctccttgaaggcagggactgtcttttggtcttttttggaacctcaatacttagcacagtaccggacacatagtaaatactttataactgcttattgattgactgaattcTCTTCTATATCTCAGGAACAATTATGGAAAGTAGGTCCcaggaagggagaaaacaaataaaatccaaGTCTacagactccaaatccagaattcttatCACTACTACAACTTTCACATGATCCTGATAATGTTtaaacttgtttgtttgtttttttcctttttgagagaTCTCTCAACCAGTCTGAGATGGCCACTGAGGACAGGGAGTATGGGACACtggggatgggagtggggaaACCAGAAGATATTCAAGAGACACTGGTTCTGCAAGCTCCAGTTCTAAAACTGCTGCTGGTGTGATCTTGGTAGGATTCCTCCTCTAGAAATTGGTAGGGTCAGACTCAATGGTgactaagatcctttccagtacTAAAGAGCTTGTTCCAGGCTCCCCAGAGGTTCACATGAAAACGGGGTTTAAAAGgctatctctcctttcttcctttccaggaCAATGATCCTCCTACTCTTTTACCTTTGAGCTTTACCATTGCTGAGACCGTGTGCCCCAATTCTGAAAATCGCAATCCAGATGAATGTGACTTCCGGGAAAATGGGGTGAGAGTGTCCTAGGTTGGGGAGAGAGCTGGACTCAATGAGTCTCTTTCTGGGGAGATTGTCACCTTGGAGAGGGAAGGGTTCTGAACTCTGTTTTTCTGCTGTCCTGAGGAAAATGAGTTCCCAAGAGCAGTTGCAGAAAAATCTTCCTGGTTGGCTGGGTTGGGACAAAGCTTGAGTTTGCTGTCAGCCCTGGCATGTCAGGGGCAAAGATTACAGACTCCCAGTCCTGAACTGTCTCTGTAACCTCTTCATAGGTGGTGAAAGAATGCGTTGGAACCATTGCTCTGGATTCTGCCGAGCCCTCTGTTGATATTTCCTGTGATGGGGTAAGTGATGGATCCTCAGTGGAGGTTTGAAGGAGGAGCCCAAACCTCCAGGTTCCACCAGGGATTTATggtgccttgtccattggaggcTGCTGGGAGAGATCTGCAGCCAGAGGGGATAGGATCAATTTTGACCATTCTTTCCAACATTATCCTCAGCCTagcctccttttcttcttcttccaggtTCTAAGAGAGAACATAGATACATGAGCAGGAGAATTTCTCTTCCCCATCCACCTCACCCAGTCCCAGCTCTAGAGCTAAAGTGATCTCTGAGTCTTGGAGAACAAGCTAATAGAGAAAGCTAATGAGACAGGAAAGGTTTTGACTTCTGTTTTGAAACAATATTTTGACAAGAAGAAATCGtagaaattatctaattcaacTCCCCCTCTTCcaattacagagaagaaaactaaggcttagaGATATGAAGTGATCTTGTCATCTAGCTAATTAATGGCAGAATGGAAACAATTCTGACACAGTGCAACTATTTTGCCAATCCAAGAGCACATCTCTGTCCCTAATGATGGAGTGGAGTTAGAGGAACAAAGGTAGGCTGAGATGTGGGTGTGGTACCTGGGAAGTAGAGGCTGAGAAGTCAGTCAGGTGTGGTCATGCCAGGGGCATAGTGAATATGACCTCATCTCTGAGATTCCTGGAGGACAGAAACTTGGAGAAGGATTCCTTGTTCTTCTCGACATCTCCTGGGTACAGAAACAGGAGGAGAGTGTCCTGGGAAGACTATCTTTTTCAAAATGAACATGGAGGAAGGAGTCTGGGAGTCAtgagcctttttttaaaattttattttaatattttttaatttacatagaaatatggctttcaacattcatttttgtaaggttttaaattctactatgcccaaagggctatgcatatctttgatccagcagtctctattgtatcccaaagagatcataaaaaagggaaaaggacccacttgtacaaaaaatctttgcagcagtCCTTTTTattagtggcaaggaactagaaattgagtggatgcccatcagttggggaatggctgaataagttatggaatataaatgtaatggaattttattgttctaagagaaatgataagcaggctgatttcagaaaagcctggaaagacttaaacatgaactgatgctaagtgaagtgagtagaaccaagaaataCAATGTTCTCCAATAAGCTTATGTAATGATAAACTGTGATgggcttggttcttttcaaaaaatgaggtgattcaaggcaattctaatagatttgtgttGGAaggagccatccacatccagacagagaatgatggagactgaatatggataaaaacatagtactttcacccttttttttttggtcatttgcttgtttttttttttatttttttcaccttttgatttgatctttcttgCATAGcctgataaatatggaaatatgtttaaaagaagtgtttaatctatattggattgcttgctatctatggAAAggtgttggggggagggaggaagaaaaatttgaaacacagtcttttgcaaaggtgaatattgaagactatctttgcatatatttagaaaaataaaaagctatatacaaaaagattttgagttttaaaatttttttctcccctctcctcatgCTAggaatcaatctgatataggtaatatgtgtacattcattttttgtattgtaataagtttatttatttttaatacacattgctccatgaatcacgttgggagagaaaaatcagaacaaaagggaaaaaacatggggggaaattttaaaaaatttaaaaaataagtgaatatagcatgtgttgatttacattcagtctccttagatatttttctggatgtggatggcattttctgtccaaagtctattggaattgctttggatttCTGAACTGGAGAACCAAACTTGTCATAGTTGATCTTTTGTacattcttgttgttactatgtgttcattcattttttttttttttttttttgcttttttgctgaagtaattggggttaagtgacttgcccaggatcacgcagtgtatattcatttttaaacatatctccatGTGAgccatattgggaaagaaaaatcagaacaaaagggaaaaaacatgagaaagaaaaaaaaaggaaaaaaaaagataaaaatggtatgctctgatcctcattcagtcttcTGGACGAGGAAGCCTCAGCTGTCAGTGTTAGATTATTCACTAGATTTAAAATTTGCAAGGCTGAGTATTTGGGGTTGAATCTTAGGTCTGTCACCTAATAGCTGAATCATGACCTGTCTAAGTGGGCACTTTTGTAATGGGGATATTGGACCAGATGATTGCTAAGGCCCCTCAAGTGCTGAGTCTCATGAACCTCTAAATTACTACATTCCCTGGATGGGTTGGTTTTTCTTCCCTATTCAACCTGATCCCAAGGGGCCCCGGACTAAGGACTTCTGTATCTTTTCCCTCTACAGCctggaaagatgaaaagaatgggaattttccatttattttgggCCGGATTGAGAAAACTGGGTAACTTAATCAAGAACAAAATTcagcaaggaattgaaaattttttGGGGTAGGAGATGAGATTCCTATCTATATGAGACTAAAAGTAAGATGCCTTCATTCAGGTtctgttttaagtttttttttaagtccctgTACTCTACCCTGGCCTCTTCAGATGAATAAATTTGTTTTACTCTCTTTGCCTCCATGTTTTTTCAGACTTCCTCCTCCATTCAGTGCCTTTCTGGCAGAACACTGAAGTTCTTATCCTGTACTCTTAGTgcacataaaggaaaaaaaaaacccagccacGGTGGGAGCAGAGATGTAAGCATACAGTATGATGTATGGAAATGTGTTGGAATAAGGCAACATCTAGATAAAGTGCTCTAGGAAATCTGAGAGAAAGATTACTTTTTGGTTAGGTCTATATGGGGAttaaaggcttcatggaagaaatGGCCTTGGAGGAAGAGAAGGCTTCAATAGGCAGACAAAAGAAATACATTCCAGGTACCCAGAACTCTCTTTAGGTAGATTAAGATAAAACTATGGAACAGTTAAAAACTAGTttgattggaaaatatttaaaacattaaggGGTAGAGTTTGTAAAGTTTTGTATGTAGGCTAGGGTCATGAGGGTCTTAAATTTCAGGCCTTTCTCAAAAGTTTGTAATTTATCCCACAGATAACAGGGAATCTAtgagaggttttttgtttgtttgtttgtttgtttgttttttggttaagcagatcttttcttttcattagcaAGATCATTTTAGTAGTTGTGGGTAAGATAGAGTAGAGAAAGGAAGGATTAGAGCCTCAGTGGACTCTGGCTAGGAGGAGGCTATTGAGAGACTCAAAAGTCAGTGTTTATAGGAATGGAAAATAAGGGTGAGATGAGAAAAGCAATATGGAAATGATAGAATGTGGAACTGTTCAGATCTGGCAACTGACtgtgaagcaggttgtggtccctttaagaagctatatttcctattgatttgtgattcctttcagattgatctgtgattcctttca of the Sarcophilus harrisii chromosome 1, mSarHar1.11, whole genome shotgun sequence genome contains:
- the CAMP gene encoding cathelicidin antimicrobial peptide isoform X1 encodes the protein MRMQKVSNMQIFLLILGLLSLTPLAPAQDQRYQELVNRFIREYNRNSGSENLFRLSILNLPPGEDNDPPTLLPLSFTIAETVCPNSENRNPDECDFRENGVVKECVGTIALDSAEPSVDISCDGPGKMKRMGIFHLFWAGLRKLGNLIKNKIQQGIENFLG
- the CAMP gene encoding cathelicidin antimicrobial peptide isoform X2; the protein is MRMQKVSNMQIFLLILGLLSLTPLAPAQDQRYQELVNRFIREYNRNSGSENLFRLSILNLPPGEDNDPPTLLPLSFTIAETVCPNSENRNPDECDFRENGVVKECVGTIALDSAEPSVDISCDGPEKIKRIGLGGLIRRILDRIRRRG